A genome region from Cerasicoccus sp. TK19100 includes the following:
- a CDS encoding glycosyltransferase family 2 protein — protein sequence MNNLPESISLVMRSYNEAWAIGDTLKSVFDQDYPGKIELIVIDSASTDGSHEIIRQFDPFAFEILEPGTYVPGKVLNRGMQLATNEWVVYLNSDATPANRQWLSELLKTALATPNLGSAFSRQIPRDDCQAVFAHDYDRCFGPNRESVNWPNFFSMVSCITSKTIWSEFPFREDLQYAEDDEWSRRMKDAGREIVLAEKSIAIHSHNYTLAQSYKRARGDAVAVSKAGHANPVGNKPKFLLMGTVKDALADFKYCQREGRLGEWPHAIGVRWQQRRGRADGYEAGAAERKSSH from the coding sequence ATGAATAACCTGCCCGAATCCATCAGCCTGGTCATGCGCTCTTACAACGAGGCGTGGGCCATTGGCGACACGCTCAAGAGCGTGTTCGATCAAGACTATCCGGGGAAAATCGAACTCATCGTGATCGACAGCGCCTCGACGGACGGCTCGCACGAGATCATCCGGCAGTTCGACCCGTTTGCCTTTGAAATTCTGGAGCCTGGAACTTACGTGCCCGGCAAGGTGCTCAACCGCGGCATGCAGTTGGCGACGAATGAGTGGGTTGTTTATCTTAACAGCGACGCCACGCCCGCCAACCGGCAGTGGCTCAGCGAACTGCTCAAGACCGCACTTGCTACGCCCAATCTCGGCTCGGCTTTTAGCCGACAGATACCGCGCGACGATTGCCAGGCGGTCTTTGCGCACGACTACGACCGCTGCTTTGGCCCAAACCGCGAGAGTGTCAACTGGCCGAACTTTTTCAGCATGGTCAGCTGCATCACATCGAAAACGATTTGGAGCGAATTCCCGTTTCGCGAAGACCTGCAATATGCCGAGGACGATGAGTGGTCGCGCCGCATGAAAGACGCTGGCCGCGAGATCGTCCTCGCTGAGAAATCCATCGCGATCCATTCGCACAACTACACGCTGGCGCAGTCCTACAAGCGTGCGCGGGGTGACGCCGTGGCGGTGTCCAAGGCCGGGCACGCGAACCCCGTTGGCAACAAGCCGAAGTTCCTCTTGATGGGCACGGTTAAAGACGCGTTGGCCGACTTCAAATACTGCCAGCGCGAGGGCCGCCTTGGCGAATGGCCGCACGCGATTGGTGTTCGCTGGCAGCAGCGCCGGGGACGCGCCGATGGCTACGAAGCCGGTGCTGCCGAACGAAAATCCAGCCACTAG
- a CDS encoding glycosyltransferase family 4 protein has translation MKDRTIIHVPRRFALDEWGGTESVIYNLCRQQQAAGWQPEIHTSRALAPKPVETWRDISIRRYNYTYPFFGLSDAERLALDKKGGNLLSLSLLAGLACHKGVRIFHAHVTKRMGATVRTAARLRKRPFVVTLHGNIFDVPKDEAQSVVAAQQGHFEWGRPFGLLLGSRHLLENADAIICVGYSEYEAAKEKLPADRVHHLPNGVEPGNLTGGYRSAARERLGIKPDDFLFGCISRLDPQKNQKLLLEAWLCVRAQKPNARLLLCGPATNADYARELEQLIEESGFASDVHLLPAVEVESQAHKDLLAALDCFVLASRHEPFGIVVLEAWATKTPVIASAVGGLQRLVTHEQTGLHFPSGDVEALATRMRQLIDEPGLGERLACAGQAEVQERYTWQTIAAEQESIYQQAEERYPS, from the coding sequence ATGAAGGACCGCACGATCATCCATGTTCCGCGACGCTTCGCCCTCGATGAATGGGGCGGCACGGAATCGGTGATTTACAACCTCTGTCGGCAGCAACAAGCCGCTGGTTGGCAGCCGGAGATTCACACTTCGCGCGCGCTGGCACCCAAGCCCGTCGAGACGTGGCGCGACATTTCGATCCGCCGCTATAATTATACCTATCCATTTTTCGGATTAAGCGATGCGGAGCGGCTGGCACTCGACAAGAAGGGTGGCAACCTGCTTTCGCTATCGCTGCTGGCCGGATTGGCGTGCCACAAAGGTGTGCGCATCTTTCACGCGCATGTGACCAAGCGCATGGGGGCCACGGTCCGCACTGCCGCGCGCCTGCGCAAGCGGCCGTTTGTGGTCACGCTGCATGGAAATATATTCGACGTGCCCAAGGACGAGGCGCAGTCCGTTGTGGCCGCGCAGCAGGGGCACTTCGAGTGGGGGCGTCCGTTTGGGCTGCTGCTCGGCAGTCGGCATTTGCTGGAAAATGCGGATGCGATAATCTGCGTTGGCTATTCCGAATACGAAGCGGCAAAGGAAAAGCTCCCCGCTGATCGTGTGCATCATTTGCCCAACGGCGTGGAGCCGGGAAACTTGACCGGCGGTTACCGCAGCGCCGCACGTGAGCGCCTCGGCATCAAGCCGGATGATTTCCTTTTTGGCTGCATCAGCCGGCTCGATCCGCAGAAAAACCAAAAGCTGCTCCTCGAGGCCTGGTTGTGTGTGCGCGCGCAAAAGCCCAACGCACGTCTGCTGCTTTGCGGGCCTGCGACCAACGCCGACTACGCGCGCGAGCTGGAGCAGCTCATTGAAGAATCCGGCTTCGCCAGCGATGTGCATTTGCTGCCCGCAGTCGAGGTGGAGAGCCAGGCGCACAAGGATCTGCTCGCGGCGTTGGACTGCTTTGTCCTCGCTTCGCGGCATGAGCCTTTTGGCATTGTCGTGCTGGAAGCGTGGGCGACGAAGACGCCCGTCATCGCGTCGGCCGTTGGCGGTTTGCAGCGCCTCGTGACGCACGAACAGACTGGCTTGCATTTTCCCAGTGGCGATGTCGAGGCGCTGGCCACCCGCATGCGGCAGCTCATCGATGAGCCCGGACTGGGTGAGCGGCTGGCGTGCGCCGGCCAGGCCGAAGTCCAGGAACGCTACACGTGGCAAACGATCGCCGCGGAACAGGAGTCCATTTACCAACAAGCGGAGGAGCGCTACCCATCATGA
- a CDS encoding DHHA2 domain-containing protein, with translation MSVNNIFVTGHQNPDTDSLVSAHVFAWMLGHGEDAIAATALRLGDPNPQSAWLFETAGEPLPVFREDCRPTIRETCAKALTIAPDAPLSAALRLLREKRAPVIVVQDDKGEIQGIISDRMPRVNYLLSANIEDMLGALLQWHHLVESLPLNSLNGVPVNVEPTGMRFVSGEQPGPNDILVTGPHPVDPAQLLAQKPAAIIVVGPERCPELEEQTETPVFSYHGSAFAFCASLGGCIPCRNAMETDFATIDCDEVLMVQKHAIADADYGLLAVDAAGDLVGVVTTQELADTHRARVALVDHFEKAQSIKGLDEAVVTAIVDHHRIGDIETSEPVDIDCRIWGSTASILFARCREMGITVPASKARLLLGALISDTLLLQSPTTREQDRRIARDLASLAGVDLQEFGLEVLRRNDRLVSAKASELVKADCKAFTHDKRQFLAAQIETVDLNALTGDRARELEMSLRESLNGHDFAVLMITDVLKQTSRLSVLAPSDEWPRKLSPEANSEPWLADGFVSRKKQLIPYILQRLDQ, from the coding sequence ATGTCTGTGAATAATATTTTCGTCACTGGTCACCAGAATCCCGACACCGATTCGCTGGTGTCGGCGCACGTGTTTGCTTGGATGCTTGGGCATGGGGAGGACGCGATTGCCGCCACTGCGCTGCGCCTGGGTGACCCCAATCCGCAAAGCGCCTGGCTCTTCGAAACTGCCGGTGAGCCCTTGCCGGTTTTTCGCGAAGACTGCCGCCCCACGATTCGTGAAACGTGTGCCAAGGCATTGACGATTGCGCCCGACGCACCACTCTCGGCCGCCCTGCGATTGCTCCGCGAAAAGCGGGCTCCGGTCATCGTGGTGCAAGACGATAAGGGCGAGATTCAGGGCATCATCAGCGACCGTATGCCGCGCGTGAATTATCTGCTCAGTGCGAATATCGAGGACATGCTCGGCGCGCTCTTGCAGTGGCACCACCTCGTGGAAAGCCTGCCGTTAAACTCCCTCAACGGGGTCCCCGTCAACGTCGAACCTACGGGAATGCGCTTCGTCAGCGGTGAGCAGCCTGGCCCGAACGACATTTTAGTAACTGGTCCGCATCCGGTCGATCCGGCGCAGCTGCTCGCGCAAAAGCCGGCGGCGATCATCGTCGTTGGCCCGGAGCGTTGCCCTGAGCTGGAGGAGCAAACGGAGACGCCGGTCTTTAGTTATCACGGCAGCGCATTTGCGTTTTGCGCGAGCCTGGGCGGCTGTATCCCATGCCGCAACGCGATGGAAACCGACTTTGCCACGATCGACTGCGACGAGGTGCTCATGGTGCAAAAGCACGCCATCGCCGATGCCGATTACGGCTTGTTGGCGGTGGACGCCGCGGGCGACTTGGTCGGCGTGGTGACGACGCAGGAGCTTGCCGACACCCACCGTGCACGTGTGGCCTTGGTCGATCATTTTGAAAAAGCGCAGAGCATCAAAGGGCTCGACGAAGCGGTGGTCACGGCGATTGTCGACCACCACCGCATTGGCGACATCGAAACGAGCGAGCCGGTGGACATCGATTGCCGCATCTGGGGATCCACGGCCAGCATCCTCTTTGCACGTTGCCGGGAAATGGGCATTACCGTCCCGGCCTCGAAGGCGCGGCTGCTGCTGGGTGCCTTGATCTCCGACACGCTGCTTTTGCAATCACCCACGACCCGCGAACAGGACCGCCGCATCGCCCGTGACTTGGCCAGCCTTGCGGGCGTCGATTTGCAAGAGTTCGGGTTGGAAGTACTGCGTCGCAACGATCGCTTGGTCTCGGCGAAAGCGAGCGAGTTAGTCAAGGCCGACTGCAAGGCCTTCACCCATGACAAGCGCCAGTTCTTGGCGGCGCAAATTGAAACCGTCGACCTGAATGCGCTGACTGGAGACCGCGCGCGAGAGCTGGAAATGTCCCTGCGCGAATCGCTCAATGGCCACGACTTCGCCGTGCTGATGATCACCGATGTGCTCAAGCAAACCAGTCGCCTCAGTGTGCTGGCACCCAGTGACGAGTGGCCGCGCAAGTTGTCCCCCGAAGCCAACAGCGAGCCATGGCTGGCGGATGGATTTGTCTCCCGCAAGAAGCAGCTCATTCCCTACATCCTGCAACGGCTGGACCAATGA
- a CDS encoding alkaline phosphatase family protein, translating into MKPRVDVFIFADALGWKIAEERDFMRELFPVRNPCQTLFGYSSTCDPTILTGALPCDHGHFSFFVKAEGESPFRDLGKLGFLPQKLAGHHRVRNRVSRYFATKLGYTGYFQLYSVPFGRLPYLDYTEKKDIYEPGGIIGGQRTIFEHWQESGKAWIRSDWRAGDAANIAQAKDALAKGDIELMYLFTAGLDATMHKYGPTGPGVDAAFDQFANALRELHATAAKSYREVRLHLFSDHGMAKVTTASDMLRRWSEVDLLYGVDYVAVWDSTMVRFWFLNDHARKVTTAWLQAQPDGKIVTDAELEAGGCLFPNRRYGELFYLLPAGSLFVPSFMNMGFVTGMHGYDPAHPDSTACWLATHETLPVAQLTDIFPVMREAANSTHVCE; encoded by the coding sequence GTGAAACCACGCGTCGACGTGTTTATCTTTGCTGACGCCCTCGGTTGGAAGATCGCCGAGGAGCGGGACTTTATGCGCGAACTTTTCCCGGTGCGCAACCCCTGCCAGACGCTCTTCGGTTACTCGTCTACTTGCGACCCCACCATCCTGACCGGCGCGCTGCCTTGCGACCACGGGCACTTCTCCTTCTTTGTAAAGGCCGAGGGCGAGTCCCCTTTTCGCGATTTGGGTAAGCTTGGCTTCCTGCCGCAAAAACTCGCCGGGCATCACCGCGTGCGCAACCGGGTCAGCCGATACTTTGCCACCAAGCTTGGCTACACCGGCTACTTTCAACTCTACAGCGTGCCCTTTGGGCGACTGCCATACCTCGACTACACGGAGAAAAAAGACATCTACGAACCAGGCGGGATCATCGGTGGACAGCGTACGATTTTTGAGCATTGGCAGGAGTCGGGCAAAGCCTGGATCCGCTCCGACTGGCGTGCGGGCGACGCCGCGAACATTGCCCAAGCCAAGGACGCTCTCGCCAAAGGCGACATTGAGCTAATGTATCTTTTCACCGCGGGCCTTGATGCGACGATGCACAAATACGGCCCAACGGGACCGGGCGTCGATGCCGCCTTTGACCAGTTTGCGAACGCCCTGCGCGAGCTGCATGCAACTGCCGCCAAAAGCTACCGCGAGGTACGCCTGCATTTGTTTAGTGACCACGGCATGGCCAAGGTGACGACGGCCTCGGACATGTTGCGTCGCTGGAGTGAGGTTGACCTGCTTTACGGCGTGGACTACGTGGCCGTGTGGGACTCCACCATGGTGCGTTTCTGGTTCCTCAACGACCACGCGCGCAAGGTAACAACGGCATGGCTCCAGGCGCAGCCTGATGGAAAAATCGTGACCGATGCCGAGCTGGAGGCGGGCGGTTGCCTGTTCCCCAACCGCCGCTACGGCGAGCTCTTTTACCTGCTGCCCGCAGGGAGCCTGTTCGTGCCTTCGTTTATGAATATGGGCTTCGTGACCGGCATGCATGGCTACGATCCCGCGCATCCGGACAGCACGGCTTGCTGGCTGGCCACACACGAAACCTTGCCCGTCGCACAGTTGACTGATATCTTCCCCGTCATGCGAGAAGCCGCGAACTCAACCCATGTCTGTGAATAA
- a CDS encoding response regulator — translation MSEIIVVDDDVTMIRLVQLHLRRTKIKGHFFQSGDQCLKAAPSLKLDLALLDYDLPDTKGTELMKALRAMPGNESLPVLIFTARTSSELMPVLNDSGASGVMSKPFSPANLIRQIQSLLPAE, via the coding sequence ATGAGTGAAATTATCGTAGTCGACGACGACGTAACCATGATCCGGCTCGTGCAGCTACACCTGCGGCGCACGAAGATCAAAGGGCATTTCTTTCAATCCGGCGACCAATGTCTCAAGGCGGCACCGAGCCTGAAGCTTGACCTGGCTTTGCTGGACTATGACCTCCCCGACACCAAGGGCACCGAGCTGATGAAGGCCCTCCGCGCGATGCCAGGCAATGAATCCCTGCCGGTGTTGATCTTTACCGCGCGCACCAGCAGTGAGCTCATGCCGGTGTTAAACGATTCCGGCGCGAGTGGCGTCATGTCCAAGCCCTTCAGCCCTGCGAACTTGATTCGCCAAATTCAAAGCCTTTTACCCGCCGAGTGA
- a CDS encoding ATP-binding SpoIIE family protein phosphatase — protein sequence MPTNPSFFLQTDTVTSQRARVQAAVGVTPLARQKFVTFLESCELPTDEINGWKLIFTELLTNAIVHGAKENPAAEIMVEWSLTRSVVRLSIQDPGTGPATARGEGNLPEDIEQENGRGRFLIKSFVDSLQEWHGPSGYRVDVEKHCAESVGIEPPSDEMQSILNELSASYEGLAAFYQLSESLVKSDSLSSFLESSLTNVRGNSDLDYLQIIPNGKLPVYVMSQLEKVSSVMPEEAVTDEVLELVRRNCEIIWEDEHQRNDLNASIPLLSEFSSGCLLPITSETQFFGMLAAGRISTEKRLVSSHVNNLRTFAEIFGISIANFISTTIRQEAEKDLREFEIAADIQQHLLPVRQPTNVMKQNVRVFQRVAQNVAGDFAEYCQDRLGNHYVTIIDVMGKGVSAALLGIIYRAAFNLLLDNPKPLPVMLQQIGRILNHMLGDLTMFITVTILRWSDDADICEHVNAGHCPTIRITKNGDVQEFEPSGPPIGLMPSFTYTSDVIEMGPEDRIVMVSDGCYEWRYRGELYGWERLIELMRSSNYQSGAALWRDLCDVMDEDSSTDALSDDITMVFIRQNNE from the coding sequence ATGCCGACTAACCCCTCATTCTTTTTGCAAACCGATACGGTGACTTCCCAACGAGCCCGCGTGCAGGCTGCGGTAGGTGTCACGCCGTTGGCCCGTCAGAAGTTTGTTACCTTCCTCGAGTCGTGCGAACTCCCGACGGACGAAATTAATGGCTGGAAGTTGATCTTCACCGAGCTGTTGACCAATGCGATTGTCCATGGGGCGAAGGAAAACCCGGCAGCAGAAATTATGGTCGAATGGTCGCTGACGCGCAGCGTGGTCAGGCTATCCATCCAAGACCCGGGCACGGGGCCGGCAACTGCCAGGGGTGAAGGCAACCTGCCGGAAGACATCGAGCAGGAGAACGGGCGTGGTCGCTTTTTAATCAAGTCGTTTGTCGATAGTTTGCAGGAGTGGCATGGCCCCTCCGGCTATCGTGTCGACGTGGAAAAGCACTGCGCGGAGTCCGTTGGCATTGAGCCGCCGTCCGATGAAATGCAGTCCATTCTTAATGAACTCTCTGCGAGCTACGAAGGGCTGGCGGCGTTTTATCAACTCAGCGAATCGTTGGTGAAGTCCGACTCGCTCAGTAGTTTTCTGGAAAGTAGCTTAACCAATGTTCGCGGTAATTCCGATTTGGATTATCTACAAATTATTCCCAATGGTAAGCTGCCGGTTTATGTGATGAGCCAGTTGGAAAAGGTGAGCTCCGTCATGCCGGAAGAGGCAGTCACCGATGAGGTGCTGGAGCTGGTCCGCCGCAACTGCGAAATCATCTGGGAAGACGAGCATCAGCGCAATGACCTCAATGCGAGCATCCCGCTGCTTAGCGAGTTCAGCTCCGGCTGCCTGTTGCCGATCACTTCAGAAACGCAATTCTTCGGCATGCTCGCGGCTGGTCGCATTAGTACCGAGAAGCGTTTGGTCTCCTCGCATGTGAACAACCTGCGGACCTTTGCCGAAATCTTTGGCATCTCGATTGCGAACTTTATTTCCACAACGATCCGTCAAGAGGCGGAGAAGGACTTGCGCGAGTTCGAGATCGCGGCCGACATCCAGCAGCACCTGCTCCCCGTTCGCCAGCCGACGAATGTCATGAAGCAAAATGTGCGCGTGTTCCAGCGCGTCGCGCAGAACGTCGCCGGTGACTTTGCGGAGTATTGTCAGGACCGGCTGGGCAACCACTACGTAACCATTATCGACGTGATGGGCAAGGGCGTCTCCGCCGCGCTGCTGGGGATCATTTATCGCGCCGCGTTCAATCTGCTCCTCGACAACCCCAAGCCATTGCCCGTGATGCTTCAGCAGATCGGCCGCATCCTCAACCACATGCTGGGCGACCTGACGATGTTCATCACGGTGACCATTCTTCGTTGGAGTGACGATGCCGACATTTGCGAGCACGTGAACGCCGGGCATTGCCCCACAATCCGCATTACGAAGAACGGAGACGTACAGGAATTCGAGCCGTCGGGCCCGCCCATTGGGCTGATGCCGTCATTCACCTACACGTCGGACGTTATCGAGATGGGCCCCGAGGATCGCATCGTCATGGTATCCGATGGCTGTTACGAATGGCGCTATCGCGGTGAGCTCTACGGCTGGGAGCGCCTTATCGAGCTGATGCGATCCAGCAATTATCAAAGTGGTGCCGCCCTCTGGCGGGACCTGTGCGATGTGATGGATGAAGACTCCAGCACAGACGCATTGAGTGATGACATAACCATGGTATTTATAAGACAGAACAATGAGTGA
- a CDS encoding sensor histidine kinase yields the protein MSEESPATLLVVDDNPTNLAVVCAHLAKSGYRMLTAENARSALRRLDRVEPDLMLLDVMMPDMDGFELAHEIRKREDYHGQPIIFMTALDDMDSKLSGFAAGGVDYITKPIQHEELMVRVKTHLEVSQLREALRQENAKKDELISQLDAYDMTVAHDLKNPIGGIASAVETFEMIEDLTGDEAREIVEMIKLGANHAQNIINGLLSFARFRKGVVELSTVDMQALVKQSLESLATLIEEYDAEVRIEGEIPPAYGYAPWLSEVWTNLISNAIKYGGRPPVVIINAKSTDDKISYTVHDNGNGLPDDHEELFKPFSRGQSAYIEGTGLGLTIVERIIRRLSGSILADNDPEGGATLTFYLPKPENAD from the coding sequence ATGTCTGAAGAATCTCCTGCAACCCTCCTCGTCGTGGATGACAATCCCACGAATCTGGCCGTGGTTTGCGCGCACTTGGCCAAGAGTGGCTACCGCATGCTCACGGCGGAAAACGCCCGTAGTGCCTTGCGCCGCTTGGACCGTGTGGAACCCGACTTGATGCTGCTCGACGTGATGATGCCCGACATGGATGGCTTTGAGCTCGCTCATGAAATTCGCAAGCGAGAGGATTATCACGGGCAGCCGATTATCTTCATGACGGCTTTGGACGACATGGATAGCAAGCTGTCGGGCTTTGCTGCCGGCGGGGTGGATTACATCACCAAGCCCATCCAGCACGAGGAGCTAATGGTGCGCGTGAAGACCCATTTGGAGGTGAGTCAATTACGCGAGGCGCTGCGCCAGGAGAATGCCAAAAAAGACGAGTTAATCAGCCAGCTCGACGCCTACGACATGACCGTTGCGCATGACTTGAAGAACCCCATTGGAGGCATTGCCTCGGCGGTGGAGACCTTTGAAATGATCGAAGATCTGACCGGCGACGAAGCCCGTGAGATTGTTGAAATGATTAAGCTCGGTGCCAACCATGCACAGAACATCATCAACGGCCTGTTGTCTTTTGCGCGCTTTCGCAAAGGCGTCGTGGAGCTGTCGACTGTGGATATGCAGGCGCTGGTAAAACAGTCACTGGAATCGTTAGCGACTTTGATAGAGGAGTACGATGCGGAGGTCCGGATCGAGGGTGAAATTCCACCGGCTTACGGTTATGCACCCTGGTTGTCCGAAGTTTGGACCAACCTGATTAGCAACGCCATTAAATACGGTGGCCGTCCGCCCGTTGTCATCATTAACGCTAAGTCGACCGATGATAAAATCAGCTACACCGTTCACGATAATGGCAACGGCCTGCCCGATGATCACGAAGAGCTTTTCAAACCGTTTTCCCGTGGTCAGAGCGCCTACATCGAGGGCACGGGCTTGGGCCTGACGATTGTCGAGCGCATCATCCGCCGGCTGAGCGGCTCGATTCTGGCGGACAATGATCCCGAAGGCGGGGCCACTTTGACTTTCTATTTACCCAAACCAGAGAATGCCGACTAA
- a CDS encoding ATP-binding protein: protein MIEEIEKWRKRYDRERNARKEAERLLEDKALRLFEKNRELEELSGKLAQTVERRTQELRYSTSKLREEEQRLASLAQTFPGVIFQWFERENGECGLYYVSQRSEQVFGFKADAAIRDWRAIQIHPDDVSAWRESIDEAMRTMQDWRFVGRMITPSGEVKWWQGDSKPQRISPNEIVFNGVMLDITEQKKAEAQIRRLSLVASKTMNGVVITDESGRVVWINQAFENITGYTLDEMRGRKPGEMLQGPLTDKDTVAEIGQQLKSQKAFSAELLNYHKNGNTYWLRVDVNPLYDDKGELTNYIGIETDITKQKETETALKLASEHAREAAEEANRANQAKSRFLANMSHEIRTPLNGVLGYTQVLGMRNDLPADAAEMISSIGRSGEHLLHLINDILDLSKIEAGKFQLTDADVLLQEVLRDMDDMFSPNAELKSVTYTVTPWDFNQDQPLEEIFYFQADERAIRQVLLNLVGNAIKFTTNGRVTLKGGPCGETLKFVVQDTGAGIPEEDQQRVFETFEQSGGKKTAEGTGLGLPICRKLIELMEGSIYLESKLGEGSCFWFEIPYLPPKESHSEYIPARKLGRVRFQGEQRSVLVVDDDDNSRRVTKELLVAAGFQVESASSGKEALDLMHRDLPDLVASDLLMPEMDGFELCHRIMCDPILRNVPVIAVSASVMQNEENEVRLRPFAAFVAKPVKADDLYQKVGEVLGIDWESLDDEPVRQKTTAADRSEMATPSADILQALLNLAEEGDILALQDKVSELSAEDEACQDFYSHLSDLAAQFQSQALEDILNQALGKANSA from the coding sequence ATGATTGAAGAAATTGAGAAGTGGAGAAAACGATACGACCGGGAGCGCAATGCCCGGAAGGAGGCGGAGCGCTTGCTGGAGGATAAGGCGCTGCGTCTGTTTGAAAAAAATCGCGAACTGGAAGAGCTCAGCGGCAAGCTTGCCCAAACCGTGGAACGCCGCACCCAGGAGCTGCGCTACTCAACCAGCAAACTCCGGGAGGAGGAGCAGCGTCTGGCCTCATTGGCGCAGACATTTCCCGGGGTTATCTTTCAGTGGTTTGAGCGCGAAAACGGCGAGTGTGGCCTTTACTATGTGAGCCAGCGTTCGGAGCAGGTATTCGGCTTTAAGGCGGATGCCGCGATCAGAGATTGGCGTGCCATTCAGATACACCCGGACGACGTTTCTGCCTGGCGTGAGTCGATTGATGAAGCGATGAGGACCATGCAGGATTGGCGATTCGTTGGCCGCATGATCACTCCCTCGGGCGAAGTCAAGTGGTGGCAAGGCGATAGTAAGCCCCAGCGTATTTCACCAAACGAAATTGTCTTTAATGGCGTGATGCTCGACATCACCGAGCAGAAAAAAGCGGAGGCGCAAATCCGCCGTCTGTCGCTTGTGGCGAGTAAGACCATGAACGGCGTGGTCATTACGGATGAAAGCGGTCGGGTGGTCTGGATTAATCAGGCTTTTGAGAATATCACCGGTTATACGCTCGACGAGATGCGGGGGCGAAAACCCGGAGAAATGCTCCAGGGTCCATTGACCGATAAGGACACCGTTGCCGAGATCGGCCAGCAACTGAAGAGCCAAAAAGCATTTTCCGCCGAACTGCTCAACTACCATAAAAATGGCAACACCTATTGGCTCCGCGTGGACGTGAACCCGCTCTACGATGATAAAGGAGAGCTGACTAATTACATTGGCATCGAGACCGACATCACCAAGCAGAAGGAAACGGAAACGGCGCTCAAACTTGCCTCTGAACACGCGCGCGAAGCGGCGGAAGAAGCCAACCGCGCCAACCAGGCCAAAAGCCGTTTTCTGGCCAACATGAGTCACGAAATTCGCACCCCGCTCAATGGTGTGCTCGGCTACACGCAGGTGCTCGGCATGCGCAATGATCTGCCCGCCGACGCTGCGGAAATGATCTCCTCCATCGGGCGTAGTGGTGAGCACTTGCTGCACTTGATCAACGACATCCTGGATTTATCGAAAATCGAGGCAGGCAAGTTCCAACTCACAGATGCGGACGTGCTGTTGCAGGAGGTCTTGCGCGACATGGACGACATGTTCTCGCCGAATGCGGAGCTTAAGTCGGTGACTTACACCGTGACACCCTGGGACTTTAATCAGGACCAACCGCTCGAGGAAATTTTTTACTTCCAGGCAGATGAACGCGCGATACGCCAAGTGTTGCTGAATCTCGTGGGCAACGCGATCAAGTTCACCACAAACGGACGCGTAACGCTCAAGGGCGGGCCTTGCGGGGAGACACTCAAGTTCGTCGTGCAAGACACTGGTGCCGGCATTCCGGAAGAGGATCAACAGCGTGTATTTGAAACGTTCGAGCAGTCCGGTGGCAAGAAAACCGCGGAAGGCACCGGCCTGGGCCTGCCGATTTGCCGCAAGCTGATCGAGCTTATGGAGGGCAGTATTTATCTCGAATCAAAGCTGGGCGAGGGCTCGTGCTTTTGGTTTGAGATACCCTATTTGCCACCCAAGGAGTCGCACTCGGAATACATCCCTGCGCGCAAACTTGGGCGCGTGCGCTTTCAGGGAGAGCAGCGTTCGGTGCTCGTGGTGGACGACGATGACAACAGCCGCCGCGTGACCAAGGAATTGCTCGTTGCCGCTGGTTTCCAGGTGGAGTCTGCGTCTTCGGGTAAGGAAGCGCTGGACTTGATGCATCGTGATTTACCCGACCTGGTCGCCAGCGATTTACTGATGCCGGAGATGGACGGCTTTGAGCTCTGCCACCGCATCATGTGCGATCCCATTTTGCGCAACGTGCCGGTCATCGCCGTCTCCGCGAGCGTCATGCAAAACGAGGAGAACGAGGTGCGGCTCCGGCCGTTTGCTGCGTTTGTCGCCAAGCCGGTGAAGGCCGATGACCTTTATCAAAAAGTGGGCGAGGTGCTCGGCATTGATTGGGAAAGCCTCGATGATGAGCCCGTCAGGCAGAAAACTACCGCTGCCGATCGGAGCGAAATGGCCACGCCGTCTGCCGACATTTTGCAGGCATTGCTGAACCTTGCAGAAGAGGGCGATATCTTAGCTTTGCAAGACAAAGTAAGTGAGCTCTCCGCCGAAGATGAAGCCTGCCAGGACTTCTACTCGCACCTTTCCGACCTCGCCGCCCAATTTCAAAGCCAAGCTCTGGAGGACATCCTCAATCAAGCCCTTGGCAAAGCCAACTCTGCATAA